The Prochlorococcus sp. MIT 1341 genomic interval GGTAACAGGAGGCCCCAACAGTTTGAAGACCGCTCTAACGAAGGGTGATTCAGAGGTTTAATTATGCTTAGCCCAAAACGCGTCAAATTCAGAAAACAACAGAGAGGCCGCATGCGCGGTGTCGCCACCCGAGGCAACACTATTGCTTTCGGACAATTTGCTCTTCAAGCTCAAGAATGTGGTTGGGTAACTTCCCGCCAGATTGAGGCTAGTAGAAGAGCAATGACTCGTTATGTAAAACGAGGGGGAAAAATTTGGATTCGTATTTTTCCTGACAAGCCTGTAACTATGCGTCCTGCTGAAACGAGAATGGGTTCTGGTAAAGGCAATCCTGAATTTTGGGTTGCTGTCGTTAAACCTGGACGAATTTTGTTCGAGATGGGTGGTGAAGAAATTACTGAAGACATTGCTAAGGAAGCTATGCGTCTTGCTCAGTACAAACTTCCAGTGAAAACAAAATTCCTCAGCTTGGAGAACCAAACTGAGTTTGCTGGAGGGGTTGTCCCATCCGGTGAAAAAGCCGTCAAAGTGGAGTCTTGATTATGGC includes:
- the rplP gene encoding 50S ribosomal protein L16, which produces MLSPKRVKFRKQQRGRMRGVATRGNTIAFGQFALQAQECGWVTSRQIEASRRAMTRYVKRGGKIWIRIFPDKPVTMRPAETRMGSGKGNPEFWVAVVKPGRILFEMGGEEITEDIAKEAMRLAQYKLPVKTKFLSLENQTEFAGGVVPSGEKAVKVES